Proteins from one Terriglobus tenax genomic window:
- a CDS encoding sugar phosphate isomerase/epimerase family protein: MKIGISAFAWTSCLERKHLDLLPWIKSLGIDGVEVPMFEPDALPIKKIRDAFEAHDLECTVCAILPKTVNPISPHQEQRRRAIEHLIRCVEASAAMGSKVLGGPLFAPIGYLPEHRPTKDEWSWAVEAFQSLESTLDKTDMTLSIEPVNRSETFFLRTAADTKQLCESIGNPRIGVTIDTFHANIEEQSIPKAILSLGSHLKHVHASENDRGPLGYGHVPFGDIVLSLKEIGYDGYLMIEGFGYSPKEKSAPGKLWAYTDVSPEDLTKGGVRFLKALM; encoded by the coding sequence ATGAAGATTGGCATCAGCGCGTTCGCATGGACATCGTGTTTAGAACGCAAACATCTCGATCTGTTGCCGTGGATCAAATCCTTGGGCATAGACGGTGTCGAAGTTCCAATGTTCGAGCCGGATGCATTGCCGATCAAGAAGATCAGAGATGCGTTTGAAGCCCATGACCTGGAGTGCACTGTCTGCGCCATTCTGCCCAAAACAGTCAATCCCATCAGTCCCCACCAGGAGCAAAGACGACGGGCCATTGAACATCTGATTCGATGCGTTGAAGCCTCGGCAGCGATGGGCAGCAAAGTATTAGGTGGTCCACTTTTCGCTCCTATCGGATATTTGCCTGAACATCGCCCAACGAAGGACGAATGGTCGTGGGCTGTTGAAGCGTTCCAGTCCCTTGAAAGCACTCTTGATAAGACTGATATGACTCTCTCGATCGAACCGGTGAACCGCTCAGAAACCTTCTTTCTGCGGACCGCCGCCGACACGAAACAGTTGTGCGAGTCGATCGGAAATCCTCGAATTGGAGTTACTATCGATACCTTTCATGCCAACATCGAAGAACAAAGTATCCCGAAAGCGATTTTATCTTTGGGATCTCATCTTAAACATGTCCACGCCAGCGAAAACGATCGAGGGCCTTTGGGATATGGGCACGTGCCCTTTGGGGATATCGTCCTCTCCCTCAAAGAGATTGGATATGACGGATATCTGATGATTGAGGGCTTTGGCTACAGTCCCAAAGAAAAGAGTGCTCCTGGCAAACTGTGGGCATATACCGACGTTTCACCAGAAGACCTCACGAAAGGCGGAGTGCGATTCCTTAAAGCATTGATGTAG
- a CDS encoding limonene-1,2-epoxide hydrolase, producing MPTPIEIVTAFSAAFPEDGGKIAIRRYFTSKTVWVNEGVSRTTGIEEAIAFLERPNRSPSIAAVHFDMLAIAADGNRVLTERLDRFLRSDGSEIAAIKVMGIFEVEGDHIVAWRDYADVNAGKKISDDKR from the coding sequence ATGCCAACGCCAATTGAAATTGTCACCGCCTTCTCCGCTGCTTTCCCTGAGGACGGTGGCAAGATCGCTATCCGGCGCTATTTCACCTCCAAAACGGTTTGGGTTAATGAAGGTGTTTCGAGAACTACTGGCATTGAAGAAGCGATTGCGTTCTTAGAACGACCCAACAGGTCGCCGAGCATCGCGGCCGTCCATTTTGACATGCTTGCTATCGCCGCAGACGGAAATCGCGTGCTGACAGAACGGCTGGACCGTTTCTTACGCTCGGACGGAAGCGAAATCGCGGCAATCAAGGTAATGGGGATATTCGAGGTGGAAGGCGATCACATCGTGGCCTGGCGCGACTACGCCGATGTGAATGCCGGCAAGAAAATATCCGACGATAAACGCTAG